A DNA window from Aureibacter tunicatorum contains the following coding sequences:
- a CDS encoding DUF3857 domain-containing protein, with protein MIHFYRVLIFLFFLGVSFNSFSNKPNWAIETSYAKPLTASEQQNFGDVYYLLINSQYNISLSEYYFKSVLHIISEQGVQNYSRIDLEYDPSYQEIEWLEVSVIRNGKKLNKLDSDLIISLDVENQAERHLYNKSKTQSINLKDIRKGDVLIYSYLRKGDNPILKDKFNTKGQFNYSERIGKISRSIIYKNDRKFNTNYINPIKELQYSKTESNGYVIEKWEAENISPVYYEDGTPSWHNVNTAIEISEDNDWGDVRLWAFDLFDQEIDQKRVSAELQKIIKDGQTENEKITAIIRFVQDDIRYLGFEDGIHAYLPHNPAEILDQRFGDCKDKSLLLVTMLKAIGVEAYPVLVNTIALKGLINKLPSRRAFNHCIVQIKNNGTFWIDPTLKLQGGDYRSMFWPNYEYGLVINSDDTKLTEISPNTNSSITTNEYLTVGKPEESSEFKIETLYYGEAADTQRNYIQSTSKSKMTQNYNDFYASKFNAIDREATKITVEDNREDNIVKIIEEYTISDLWKSLNDSSNVHTFRIGPYSMAGSITYPETKDRKSPYWILYPTNLTHHIWLQMPHQWSLSQDNIKYYSNSLNSYYLSEYISNSNTIHLNYKYKTNNNYVPLEEIADFINYHNQLDAIFEMEVNTHEEKNPFIKAKNSFNWGYPFLVIFFVISVWLMLYWNKHYDPISKEDDERFFRENIGGWLILPGIVILISPIINVFTLLNIEYLESDIWGVVLQMLKENNIYYDLWISIMFLEFFFSVFMFCASILIAYQFIAKRTSFPINYSGVLVINFVVRTLIYMSLVYIQGNVSSYDIATNPSSIIFQLILLCIWIPIIIFSNRVQETFVKRRKKDSVMKSDAKQLID; from the coding sequence ATGATTCATTTTTATAGGGTGTTGATTTTTTTATTTTTTCTTGGTGTTTCTTTTAATTCCTTTTCAAACAAACCAAATTGGGCTATTGAGACATCATATGCCAAGCCATTGACTGCTAGTGAGCAGCAGAACTTTGGAGATGTTTATTATTTATTGATCAATAGTCAGTATAATATTAGCTTATCGGAATATTATTTTAAAAGTGTTTTGCATATCATTTCCGAGCAGGGAGTTCAAAACTATTCAAGAATAGATTTAGAATATGATCCTAGTTATCAGGAAATTGAATGGCTGGAAGTATCAGTGATAAGAAATGGGAAGAAACTTAACAAGTTGGATTCAGATTTAATTATCAGCTTGGATGTCGAAAATCAAGCGGAAAGACATCTTTACAATAAAAGCAAAACCCAAAGCATTAATCTTAAAGATATTCGCAAAGGAGATGTGTTAATTTATTCCTATTTAAGAAAAGGAGATAATCCAATATTAAAAGACAAGTTTAATACAAAAGGCCAATTCAATTATAGCGAAAGAATTGGTAAAATTAGCCGAAGCATTATCTATAAGAATGATCGAAAATTTAATACCAATTATATCAACCCAATCAAGGAGCTTCAATACAGCAAAACGGAATCGAATGGCTATGTTATTGAAAAATGGGAAGCAGAAAATATTTCTCCAGTTTATTATGAAGATGGGACCCCTTCTTGGCATAATGTAAACACAGCTATTGAGATCTCAGAGGATAATGATTGGGGAGATGTAAGGCTTTGGGCTTTTGACTTGTTTGATCAAGAAATTGATCAAAAGCGGGTGAGTGCAGAACTTCAAAAGATAATAAAAGATGGACAAACGGAAAATGAGAAAATCACAGCAATCATAAGATTTGTGCAGGATGATATTCGCTATTTGGGCTTTGAGGATGGCATTCACGCCTACTTGCCTCATAATCCTGCTGAAATATTGGATCAAAGATTTGGAGATTGCAAAGACAAATCACTTTTATTGGTAACCATGCTTAAAGCAATCGGTGTTGAGGCATACCCAGTGCTTGTAAATACAATTGCTTTAAAGGGTTTAATCAATAAACTTCCATCCAGAAGGGCTTTCAATCATTGTATTGTTCAAATTAAGAATAACGGAACATTTTGGATAGATCCTACATTGAAATTGCAAGGAGGGGATTATAGAAGCATGTTTTGGCCGAATTATGAATACGGACTTGTGATAAACAGTGATGATACCAAGCTTACAGAAATTTCTCCCAACACGAATTCTTCCATCACAACAAATGAATATCTTACTGTTGGAAAGCCGGAAGAATCATCGGAATTTAAAATTGAAACATTGTATTATGGAGAGGCTGCTGATACACAGAGAAATTATATACAGTCCACCAGCAAGTCTAAAATGACTCAAAATTACAATGATTTTTACGCGAGTAAATTCAACGCGATTGACAGGGAGGCTACCAAGATAACAGTTGAAGACAATAGAGAGGACAATATTGTAAAGATCATCGAAGAATATACGATTTCCGATCTTTGGAAAAGCCTTAACGACAGCTCTAATGTGCATACATTTAGAATAGGGCCTTACTCAATGGCAGGCTCAATTACTTATCCTGAAACTAAAGACAGAAAGAGTCCTTATTGGATACTTTACCCAACGAATTTGACTCATCATATTTGGCTTCAAATGCCTCATCAGTGGTCCTTGAGTCAAGATAATATTAAATATTATAGTAATAGTTTGAATAGTTATTATTTGAGCGAATATATTTCGAATTCGAACACCATACATTTAAATTATAAATATAAAACCAATAATAATTATGTTCCATTAGAGGAAATAGCCGATTTTATAAATTACCATAATCAGTTGGATGCTATTTTTGAAATGGAAGTGAATACGCATGAGGAGAAAAACCCATTTATCAAAGCAAAAAATAGTTTTAACTGGGGGTACCCATTTCTGGTAATTTTCTTTGTCATATCTGTTTGGTTGATGTTGTATTGGAACAAACATTATGATCCAATTAGCAAGGAGGATGATGAGAGGTTTTTTCGTGAAAACATTGGAGGTTGGTTGATCCTTCCAGGTATAGTTATTTTGATTTCTCCTATTATCAATGTTTTCACGCTTTTAAACATAGAGTATCTAGAATCAGATATTTGGGGAGTGGTTTTACAAATGTTGAAAGAAAATAACATTTATTACGATCTGTGGATTAGCATCATGTTTTTGGAGTTTTTCTTTAGTGTTTTCATGTTTTGCGCATCCATATTGATTGCATATCAATTTATCGCAAAACGAACATCTTTTCCAATTAATTACAGTGGTGTTTTAGTGATCAATTTTGTTGTCAGAACTTTAATCTATATGTCATTGGTTTATATCCAGGGAAATGTCAGCTCGTATGATATTGCCACAAACCCCTCAAGCATAATATTTCAACTAATATTATTATGCATTTGGATTCCTATCATCATATTTTCTAATCGTGTCCAAGAAACTTTCGTCAAAAGGAGAAAGAAAGATTCGGTCATGAAGAGTGATGCTAAACAACTTATTGACTAA
- a CDS encoding RHS repeat-associated core domain-containing protein: MIGRTFDSGGYRYGFQGQEQDDETGLVNYKYRMHDPRIGRFFAVDPLAPDYPWNSPYAFSENVVIDHVELEGLEKIFYQLASGNDKSFINTWNIQCKTSLGKEMMSKFKKQKKYNTIYYHYASGSPIGFVDVFENYEEYENTMDGYTDRTSRKYGIDKELFKKATADGRKAAVIGITETTENLKAEVYDLNHEEYYFMEYLDHDDIKGKNNKDHIKYYGIPIVGENSLDDIEVENNLNKSKKGVVVEQFRQIKQLVDEFNEQERINNIANTLETSESHY, encoded by the coding sequence ATGATCGGAAGAACCTTCGATAGTGGAGGCTATAGGTATGGATTCCAAGGGCAGGAGCAGGACGACGAAACTGGCCTTGTGAATTACAAGTACCGTATGCACGACCCGAGAATCGGTAGGTTCTTTGCGGTGGATCCCCTTGCGCCTGATTATCCATGGAATAGTCCTTATGCTTTTAGTGAAAATGTTGTAATTGACCATGTTGAACTTGAGGGCTTAGAGAAGATTTTTTATCAATTAGCATCTGGTAATGATAAATCATTCATAAATACTTGGAATATTCAATGTAAAACATCTTTAGGTAAGGAGATGATGTCAAAATTTAAAAAACAAAAGAAGTATAATACCATATACTATCATTATGCTTCAGGTTCGCCTATAGGGTTTGTTGATGTATTTGAAAACTATGAAGAATATGAAAATACAATGGATGGATATACTGATAGAACGTCACGAAAATATGGAATCGATAAAGAATTATTTAAGAAAGCAACAGCAGATGGCAGAAAAGCAGCAGTAATAGGTATCACTGAAACGACGGAAAATTTAAAAGCTGAAGTATATGATTTAAATCATGAAGAATATTACTTTATGGAATATTTGGATCATGATGATATAAAAGGTAAAAATAATAAGGATCATATAAAGTATTATGGAATACCAATTGTTGGGGAAAACTCTTTAGACGATATAGAAGTTGAGAATAATCTTAATAAATCCAAAAAAGGTGTTGTTGTTGAGCAATTTAGACAAATAAAACAATTAGTAGATGAATTTAATGAACAAGAACGAATCAATAATATCGCGAATACACTGGAAACTTCTGAGTCTCATTATTAG
- a CDS encoding porin family protein, translating into MKNVFLIVVLSFFSCSIMAQDVSFGVKAGANFSNAKTEADSESATGDVKAGLVLGVFSRMMLTDAFAIQPEILYSQEGYKDGKNAKMNLSYVNIPVMAKVFLAEGFNLQAGPQLGILAGKKAKIGDERVDIDDMKSINFSLNFGAGYDFEQGLSIEARYCLGLTNVDDSELAEFLDMTTKTRSFQLTLGYRF; encoded by the coding sequence ATGAAAAATGTTTTTTTAATTGTTGTTTTAAGTTTTTTTAGTTGTAGTATTATGGCTCAAGATGTCTCTTTTGGAGTAAAGGCTGGAGCTAACTTTTCTAATGCGAAGACAGAAGCCGATTCAGAAAGCGCGACTGGCGATGTAAAGGCAGGCTTGGTCTTGGGAGTTTTTTCTCGAATGATGTTGACAGATGCTTTTGCTATTCAACCTGAGATTTTATATTCTCAAGAAGGTTATAAAGATGGCAAGAATGCAAAAATGAATCTGAGTTATGTCAACATACCAGTAATGGCTAAAGTATTTCTTGCAGAAGGTTTCAATTTGCAAGCCGGGCCACAGCTAGGTATTTTGGCAGGTAAAAAGGCAAAGATTGGAGATGAGAGGGTTGATATTGATGATATGAAGAGCATCAATTTTTCTTTGAACTTTGGTGCGGGTTATGATTTTGAACAAGGGCTTTCTATTGAGGCCAGATATTGTTTAGGTTTGACTAATGTGGATGATAGTGAACTTGCAGAGTTTCTTGACATGACTACCAAGACGAGATCGTTTCAATTGACTTTAGGTTATCGATTCTAA
- a CDS encoding contact-dependent growth inhibition system immunity protein, whose amino-acid sequence MNKEKKSISQLEGWSWNAEVPVEENSSYEEYNFYLLHNKPLKDYYPEDVYFMIGQESGLKFLVPVAIEFVSKDIFFKADDFSGDLLSRLLRVDDSFWERIPEYYKKIIYVIGKK is encoded by the coding sequence ATGAATAAAGAAAAGAAAAGTATAAGTCAGCTTGAGGGATGGTCTTGGAATGCAGAAGTGCCCGTTGAGGAAAACTCCTCTTATGAAGAATATAATTTTTATTTATTACATAATAAGCCCTTGAAAGATTATTACCCTGAGGATGTTTATTTTATGATTGGGCAAGAAAGTGGATTAAAGTTTCTTGTTCCAGTCGCGATAGAATTTGTTTCCAAAGATATATTTTTTAAGGCAGACGATTTTTCTGGTGATTTACTTAGTAGGCTTTTACGTGTTGATGATAGTTTTTGGGAGCGTATCCCTGAATATTATAAAAAAATTATTTATGTTATTGGAAAAAAATAA
- a CDS encoding alpha/beta hydrolase — translation MRQRKIYFISGLGADERVFQFLKLKDVEINYVHWLEPGRKESLSEYSLRLLDQIDQTSEVILLGVSFGGIVAREIAKHIDIKQMVIISSVKSPREFGISLNLAKRTKMHKLVPAFLLKRMNLVTGDYFFSISRKQDSKLLKKIIKDTDEKFMVWAIDQIMAWHSEHDFSSDRLLHIHGNRDRIFPKAKIENAKWIDGGGHFMIVDRADEISEVINKYLSQ, via the coding sequence ATGAGACAACGAAAGATTTATTTTATCAGTGGTTTGGGAGCGGATGAAAGAGTATTTCAGTTTTTGAAACTCAAAGATGTGGAGATTAATTATGTGCATTGGCTTGAGCCGGGTCGAAAAGAAAGTTTATCAGAATATTCTTTGAGGCTTTTGGATCAAATAGACCAAACAAGCGAAGTTATTTTGCTTGGAGTTTCATTTGGAGGCATTGTGGCGCGAGAAATAGCAAAACATATTGATATCAAGCAAATGGTTATCATATCAAGTGTGAAAAGTCCACGCGAGTTTGGAATTTCCTTGAACCTTGCAAAGCGAACAAAGATGCATAAGCTTGTTCCTGCTTTTTTATTGAAAAGAATGAATTTAGTTACTGGCGATTATTTTTTTAGCATATCAAGAAAGCAGGATTCAAAGCTTCTTAAGAAAATTATTAAAGATACGGATGAAAAATTTATGGTATGGGCTATTGATCAAATCATGGCTTGGCACAGTGAACATGATTTCAGTAGTGATAGATTATTGCATATTCATGGAAATAGAGATCGAATTTTTCCTAAAGCTAAGATTGAAAATGCAAAGTGGATAGATGGCGGTGGACATTTTATGATAGTCGATCGGGCGGATGAAATCTCAGAAGTCATCAATAAATATCTAAGCCAGTAG
- a CDS encoding VOC family protein, with protein sequence MKKSNNPIFSDLSTYSPKSTISFYKKVFGWSFYDYHDYYSAYAGTSQVAGLYETPQKFKQMRMPHFWMTYIQVNNVDQTVNIAQSNGGIIELQEEIKEFGKIALIRDIQGAGFTIYEGDKLANARTKNTPNTLIWNELHVSELKPVLAFYASIFNWRFNQTNSYFVEVYNENNEHIADILEIPNNMKGKYEYWISTFAVKDLKSSSKKIIENGGSLIIDEGKRKLFTDNSHQAFFYISETY encoded by the coding sequence ATGAAAAAAAGCAATAACCCCATATTCTCCGACCTATCCACATATTCTCCTAAAAGCACTATTTCTTTTTATAAAAAGGTATTTGGCTGGAGTTTTTACGACTATCATGATTATTACAGCGCATATGCGGGGACCTCACAAGTCGCAGGGCTTTATGAAACTCCTCAAAAATTCAAACAAATGCGAATGCCTCACTTTTGGATGACATACATACAAGTCAACAATGTAGACCAAACGGTCAATATTGCTCAATCCAATGGCGGAATCATAGAACTTCAGGAAGAAATCAAGGAATTCGGAAAAATCGCTCTGATACGCGATATTCAAGGAGCTGGCTTCACAATTTATGAAGGCGACAAGCTAGCAAATGCCAGAACAAAAAACACTCCCAATACTTTGATTTGGAACGAGCTTCATGTGTCTGAATTAAAGCCTGTGCTGGCATTTTACGCTTCCATTTTTAATTGGCGCTTTAACCAAACAAACTCTTATTTTGTCGAAGTATATAATGAAAATAATGAGCATATAGCTGACATATTGGAAATTCCCAATAATATGAAAGGCAAATATGAGTATTGGATATCAACATTCGCTGTCAAAGATTTGAAAAGCTCGTCTAAAAAAATTATTGAGAATGGCGGTTCTTTGATCATTGATGAAGGCAAAAGAAAATTATTTACCGATAATTCTCATCAAGCCTTCTTTTACATTTCAGAAACATATTAA
- a CDS encoding porin family protein, with amino-acid sequence MRKLILLVNMMLLFAGVVNAQTIKYGIKGGANISQLKLDVDENFQKSIKEKYHESDVGGLFEFEPQTGFMLGAFLKYRLSRHISLQPEIQFNRLGGEINRLDVVLNPLEEAYVLPNEFSYSSYRLTLDYISLPLNLKIYLVEGLNVQVGPQLAFLISAQEKKQDDTAENDKVDVKDGFKSSDFGMQVGLGYEFDFNLVAETKFYHGQSNFLTSNDRGDKMKNSYFQFNLGYMF; translated from the coding sequence ATGAGAAAATTAATACTATTGGTAAACATGATGCTTTTATTTGCAGGAGTGGTTAATGCTCAGACGATAAAATATGGCATTAAAGGCGGAGCGAATATTTCTCAACTCAAATTGGATGTTGATGAAAATTTCCAAAAGTCGATAAAGGAAAAGTATCATGAATCAGATGTGGGTGGATTATTTGAATTTGAACCCCAAACAGGTTTTATGCTTGGGGCGTTTTTAAAATACAGATTATCCAGACATATTTCTTTGCAACCGGAAATTCAGTTCAATAGATTAGGAGGGGAAATCAATAGATTAGATGTGGTGCTTAACCCTTTAGAAGAAGCTTATGTGTTGCCAAATGAGTTTTCTTACTCTTCATATCGTTTAACGTTGGACTACATTTCTTTGCCTTTAAATCTAAAGATTTATTTGGTTGAGGGATTGAATGTGCAAGTTGGACCTCAATTAGCATTTTTAATTTCAGCGCAAGAAAAGAAGCAAGATGACACAGCTGAAAATGATAAGGTTGATGTAAAAGATGGTTTTAAAAGTTCTGATTTTGGAATGCAAGTGGGGCTTGGCTACGAATTTGATTTTAATCTAGTTGCTGAGACGAAGTTTTATCATGGACAATCTAACTTCTTGACTAGCAATGATAGAGGAGATAAAATGAAAAATTCATACTTTCAATTCAATCTAGGTTATATGTTCTAG
- a CDS encoding SDR family oxidoreductase, whose product MNILITGGNSGIGRCIAEHLAEKGHTVLATSRNPSKAKHSKFDFVELDITSESSIKNLVDELQKRRFEIDVLINNAGIGICGAFEDTPIDLAREQIDTNFWGAASMTKAFLPQMRAQKKGRIIFITSLAGLIGVPYQSYYAASKHALEGLAKSIRHEVKEFGVSVSCVEPGFFRSNLHHSFKYAPHSNGQYDSSREKALEVFSESIANAPEPLEIAKLVERIIGSKSPKMSYKAGNDGKFLPFLQFLSYRLFEIGTRNKFRLP is encoded by the coding sequence ATGAATATTCTGATAACAGGAGGCAACTCTGGGATAGGGAGATGCATAGCGGAACATCTTGCAGAAAAAGGACATACAGTATTAGCGACATCAAGAAATCCGTCTAAGGCAAAACACTCCAAATTTGATTTTGTAGAATTGGATATAACTTCGGAATCATCGATCAAGAATTTAGTGGATGAACTTCAAAAAAGAAGGTTTGAAATAGACGTGCTCATAAACAATGCGGGAATAGGAATTTGCGGAGCGTTTGAAGACACACCTATTGATCTTGCAAGAGAACAAATTGATACTAACTTTTGGGGAGCCGCATCAATGACTAAAGCCTTTTTGCCTCAGATGAGGGCGCAAAAGAAAGGCAGGATTATATTTATTACTTCGCTGGCAGGTTTGATTGGAGTGCCTTACCAAAGTTATTACGCCGCTTCAAAACACGCCCTTGAAGGATTGGCTAAGTCCATACGTCATGAAGTAAAGGAGTTTGGTGTTTCAGTTTCTTGCGTGGAGCCGGGCTTTTTTAGATCAAATTTGCATCATAGTTTTAAATACGCGCCTCATTCCAATGGCCAATACGATAGCTCCAGAGAAAAGGCCCTTGAAGTATTTAGCGAGTCAATAGCTAATGCTCCAGAGCCTTTAGAAATAGCCAAGCTTGTTGAGAGAATCATTGGATCAAAATCGCCCAAGATGAGTTACAAGGCAGGTAATGACGGAAAGTTTTTGCCTTTCTTGCAATTTCTAAGCTACCGTTTATTCGAAATTGGAACCCGAAATAAGTTTAGGCTTCCATGA
- a CDS encoding META domain-containing protein translates to MRVLIFVFFMLVFMSCDRSNDNDSEPNSDITSKIWQVAKIKLENASTYVLPEEDYKFAFTKDGSFSFNLDVNNCFGSYEIKGNGFSVEQSIACTEACCDSEFAEDMTHLLNESVTYIIVNEELRIETENRGVIIFN, encoded by the coding sequence ATGAGAGTTTTAATTTTTGTTTTTTTCATGTTGGTATTTATGAGTTGCGATAGATCCAACGATAATGATAGCGAACCTAATTCAGACATTACATCAAAAATTTGGCAGGTGGCGAAGATAAAATTGGAAAACGCTTCGACATATGTTTTGCCTGAAGAAGATTATAAGTTTGCGTTTACAAAAGATGGATCGTTTTCTTTCAATCTGGATGTGAACAATTGTTTTGGGAGTTACGAGATCAAAGGGAATGGTTTTTCGGTTGAACAGAGTATAGCTTGCACAGAAGCATGTTGTGATTCGGAGTTTGCTGAAGATATGACACATTTATTAAATGAAAGTGTAACGTACATTATTGTGAATGAAGAGTTGCGCATTGAAACTGAAAATAGAGGTGTAATCATCTTCAACTAG
- a CDS encoding heavy metal translocating P-type ATPase translates to MKHTYHIAGMQCDKCREKVEQSLLNVDGVISVSVDLKKEEAVVEMRNHLSLEKLQDALSKDGYVIQVLKEGDKPLRKKKAQSSNDKEEGVYYCPMHCEGDKTYDKPGNCPVCGMELVKEQNLSSASSNQWTCPMHPEVIKDEPGSCPICGMDLIPLQADVSEEEKTYKRLLKKFWIAAVFTSPIFLLAMSEMFVGDALYQIVDQKYWNWFQFTLSLPVVFYATWMFFERAYKSIVTWNLNMFTLIGIGAGVAWLFSVFGMIFPDFFPEQFKTESGNVHVYFEAATVILTLVLLGQLLEARAHSKTSSAVKELLKLAPNKAVKIVDGVEVEVGIDEIALNDILKVKPGDKIPVDGIITEGDTSIDESMITGEPIPVNKSVGDAVSSGTINGNQSFLMKAEKVGSDTLLSQIINMVNDASRSRAPIQNLADKVSGYFVPVVVLISIATFIIWAIWGPEPAYAYALVNAIAVLIIACPCALGLATPMSVMVGVGKGAQNGVLIKNAEALEKMNKVNTLIVDKTGTITEGRPTVEKIGAFGKKLSEEEVLQFIVSINSNSEHPLAEATVKYGNERKIEKLKSSNFKAITGKGVVAQVNAQEVALGNPKMMEESNASLSADFLEKAKEFQKNGKTVSFLSVDNQVEGYVVIGDKIKDTSAKAIHELQEKGVDVIMLTGDNKETAKAVAEELNLSGYKAGMLPQDKLSEVDRLQKEGKIVAVAGDGINDAPALAKSDVGIAMGTGTDVAIESAMITLVKGDLNGIVKARHLSTAVMKNIRQNLFFALVYNTVGIPVAAGVLYPILGILLSPMIAALAMSFSSVSVIANALRLRNSDI, encoded by the coding sequence ATGAAACATACGTATCACATAGCAGGTATGCAATGCGACAAGTGTCGAGAAAAGGTAGAGCAGAGCCTTTTAAATGTTGATGGTGTCATTTCTGTTTCTGTAGATTTGAAGAAAGAAGAAGCGGTCGTAGAAATGAGGAACCATTTGTCCTTGGAAAAGCTTCAAGATGCATTGTCAAAAGACGGTTATGTGATTCAAGTTCTAAAGGAAGGCGACAAACCCTTACGAAAGAAAAAAGCGCAATCAAGTAACGATAAAGAGGAGGGCGTCTATTATTGTCCAATGCATTGCGAAGGAGATAAGACTTACGACAAACCTGGGAATTGCCCTGTTTGCGGTATGGAACTGGTGAAAGAACAAAACCTTTCAAGTGCTTCATCTAATCAATGGACTTGCCCTATGCACCCTGAGGTTATAAAAGATGAACCCGGATCATGTCCGATTTGTGGAATGGACTTGATTCCACTACAAGCAGATGTATCTGAAGAAGAGAAGACTTATAAAAGGCTATTAAAGAAGTTTTGGATAGCGGCTGTTTTCACATCGCCTATTTTTTTGCTTGCTATGAGTGAAATGTTTGTTGGTGATGCATTATATCAGATTGTGGATCAAAAGTATTGGAATTGGTTTCAGTTTACTCTTTCCTTGCCTGTAGTGTTTTACGCTACTTGGATGTTTTTTGAACGTGCTTATAAGAGCATTGTGACATGGAATTTAAACATGTTCACATTAATAGGAATAGGAGCGGGAGTTGCTTGGTTATTCAGTGTCTTTGGAATGATTTTTCCCGATTTTTTTCCAGAACAGTTCAAAACCGAGTCAGGAAATGTTCATGTGTATTTTGAAGCGGCCACTGTAATATTGACGCTGGTACTATTAGGACAGTTATTGGAAGCTAGAGCTCATAGCAAAACCAGTTCTGCGGTAAAGGAGCTTCTAAAGCTAGCGCCTAATAAAGCTGTCAAAATAGTTGATGGCGTAGAAGTCGAAGTGGGAATAGACGAGATAGCTTTAAATGACATTTTAAAAGTAAAGCCCGGAGACAAAATTCCTGTAGATGGCATTATCACAGAGGGAGACACAAGCATAGATGAGTCAATGATCACAGGCGAACCAATTCCTGTTAATAAATCCGTGGGAGATGCAGTTAGCAGTGGAACGATTAATGGCAATCAATCTTTTTTGATGAAAGCGGAAAAAGTTGGCAGTGATACTTTGCTTTCGCAGATTATCAATATGGTCAATGATGCTAGCAGAAGTAGAGCCCCTATCCAAAATTTGGCGGATAAGGTGTCAGGATATTTTGTGCCTGTCGTTGTATTGATCTCGATAGCAACTTTTATAATCTGGGCGATTTGGGGCCCTGAGCCTGCATATGCTTATGCTTTGGTCAATGCGATAGCTGTTCTTATTATCGCATGTCCATGCGCTTTAGGACTGGCTACACCTATGTCAGTGATGGTGGGCGTAGGCAAAGGAGCGCAAAATGGCGTATTGATTAAAAATGCTGAAGCGCTAGAAAAAATGAATAAAGTCAATACATTGATTGTCGATAAGACGGGGACTATCACAGAAGGAAGGCCAACAGTGGAGAAAATCGGCGCTTTTGGGAAAAAGTTAAGTGAAGAAGAAGTGCTTCAATTCATAGTGTCCATAAATTCAAATAGCGAGCATCCATTAGCCGAGGCTACAGTCAAGTATGGCAATGAGCGTAAAATAGAGAAATTAAAATCGTCAAATTTCAAGGCAATTACAGGAAAAGGAGTAGTTGCGCAAGTTAACGCTCAGGAAGTCGCTTTGGGAAATCCTAAAATGATGGAAGAATCGAATGCGTCTCTTTCAGCAGATTTTTTGGAGAAAGCAAAGGAATTTCAAAAAAATGGAAAGACAGTTTCATTTCTATCTGTTGATAATCAAGTTGAAGGCTATGTGGTAATAGGGGACAAGATCAAAGACACAAGCGCTAAGGCAATACATGAATTGCAGGAAAAAGGAGTGGATGTGATCATGTTGACGGGAGATAACAAAGAAACAGCAAAAGCAGTCGCCGAAGAGTTGAATCTGTCGGGCTATAAAGCGGGAATGCTTCCTCAAGACAAATTGAGTGAAGTGGATAGACTTCAAAAAGAAGGAAAAATAGTCGCAGTGGCAGGAGATGGTATAAATGACGCTCCAGCTTTGGCGAAAAGCGATGTGGGCATCGCAATGGGAACAGGTACGGATGTAGCTATTGAAAGCGCGATGATTACATTAGTTAAAGGGGATTTGAATGGTATCGTAAAAGCGCGTCACTTAAGCACGGCTGTCATGAAAAATATAAGGCAAAATCTATTTTTCGCATTGGTTTACAATACTGTCGGCATTCCAGTTGCCGCGGGGGTTTTATATCCTATTCTTGGTATTTTGCTTTCTCCAATGATCGCAGCTTTAGCGATGAGCTTTAGCTCAGTTTCAGTGATTGCCAATGCTTTAAGGCTGAGAAATTCTGATATTTAA
- a CDS encoding NADAR family protein yields MKDSFIRFYSENAKWGEFSNFALYPVKLTGKVWPTSEHYFQAQKFEDKSYQDKIRKSASPMMAAQLGRSRKEKIKKNWDKQKDNVMYEVVMAKFSQHEELRELLLSTKDSKLVEHTENDDYWGDGGDGTGKNRLGKILMKVRENLRDAN; encoded by the coding sequence GTGAAAGATTCATTTATTAGATTTTATAGTGAAAATGCGAAATGGGGAGAATTTTCAAATTTTGCATTGTATCCGGTAAAGCTTACTGGAAAAGTATGGCCAACAAGCGAGCATTATTTTCAAGCGCAAAAATTTGAGGATAAGTCTTATCAAGATAAAATACGCAAAAGCGCTTCGCCTATGATGGCTGCCCAGCTTGGAAGATCTAGAAAAGAAAAGATTAAAAAGAATTGGGATAAGCAGAAAGACAATGTGATGTATGAGGTTGTGATGGCTAAATTTTCTCAGCATGAAGAGTTGAGAGAACTGCTTTTAAGCACTAAAGATTCCAAACTAGTCGAACATACTGAGAACGATGATTATTGGGGTGATGGAGGTGATGGTACTGGCAAAAATCGCTTGGGCAAAATTTTGATGAAAGTGAGAGAGAATCTAAGGGATGCTAATTGA